A region of the bacterium genome:
ACCGGCATGCGTCCCGGGCTCGGCGGCTGGCTTGAAACGCGTGACCCTCGAAGACCACGGCATCGCCGGGATCCGCTACGAGGTATCCGCCCAGGGCCTCTCCTGGCCGGGATCGCCGAACGCCAGCTTCTTCCGTTTCGCGATGGCCTTCGAGCCTCAGCCGGCTCCGGGCATCGCCAGTGCCTCCGCCCAGGCGGGCCTGTGCTTGGAGGTCGTCGCACCTCGAACGGGCTCGAACCTCAGCTGCAGGGTCGTAAAGAAGAAGCGGGCTCGACCCCGCTGGAAGCGCATCCGTCGCTACGACTGCGCGGGTACCTGAGGGTTCTCGCAGGCAAGACGCTGCAGCAACCAACAGACCACGAGGCTTCGGCCACCCGCCCCGATGACGACCCCAACGCAACCAAGACCTGGCGCCGAGCCCGGCTGGAGGAGAGTCACTTGAGCGAAGAGCCGATTGGAATTGCTGCCACCTACTTCGAGCGTGTTCGCAACCGGGACATTCGCGTCGCCGAACTCTTCCACGAGGATGCGGTCCTGGCCGGCCTGGGCACACTGACGAAGGGGCGCCCTGCGATCGCCGACTTCTACCGTGGCGTGGTGGAGAGGGCCAGCCCCTCACCTCGCCTCGCCGGTCCGTTGATGTCCAACGGCGGGCGCGTCGCGGGCGAGGTTTATGTCGACTTCCCATCGGGTGCCACGATCCATGCGGTCGACATCTTCGAGATCGAGGATGGCCTGATTCGCACGCTTACCTACTTCCTCGCCACTCACCCGGATCGAGATGACGAAGGGTGAGAGACGGGTTTCGAGCTGATCGACTCCTGATCGATCGGTGGCGAAACCCGTCCGGTGCAGCGGCGAGTTGGCGAAAACGAGCACCGCTGCAACTCGATGTATCGTCTGGAGGTCAGCCTACCACCGGCCACCAGGAGATCCCGTGTCCTTCATCCAGATCAGCAAGCCCCAGCCCCAGGTCACCCTCGTCACGATGAATCGCCCGGAGCGGATGAACGCGATGGCATTCGACGTGATGATCCCACTGCGCGATGCGCTTCGCGAAATCAGCTTCGACAACGAGACCCGGGTCGTGGTTCTCACCGGCGCGGGCGAGGGTTTCAGCTCGGGTGCCGATCACAAGGACGACGGCATCGTTCCCCACATCGCGGGCCTGACGGTCCCCGCCATCGCCAGGCGGGCACTCAGGATCCTCGACGACGTCATTCTGTCGCTTCGCGACATGCACCAACCCGTGATCGGTGCCATCAACGGCGCCGCCATCGGCGGGGGACTTTGCCTCGCAACGGCGTGCGATATCCGCATTGCCTCCAGCACGGCGTACTTCCGGGCAGCCGGAATCAACAACGGCCTCACTTCAGCGGAGCTCGGCCTCTCCTATCTCCTGCCACGCGCGATCGGCTCTTCGCGTGCATTCGAGATCATGCTCTCGGGTCGCGATGTCGACGCCGAGGAAGCGAACCGGATCGGCCTGGTCTCACAGGTCGTCGAGCCCGACACGCTGCTCGACACCTGCTATGCGCTGGCCGAGCGGATCATTGGCTACAGCCACGTCGGTGTCGAGCTCACCAAGCAGCTGCTCTGGGCGAGCCTCGACGCCGGCGGCCTGCATGCGCACATGAATCACGAGGGTCACGCCCAACTCTACGTACGCCTCACAACCGAGAACTTCGAGGAATCCGTACGGGCGCGCGCCGAGGGACGCCCTCCGGTTTTCAAGGACCACAGGGAGTACGGACACGGGCTCGAACCGAAGTAGGCGTTCTGCGAGCGACAGTAGGCCGATCGCTTCCGGCAAACCGAGAGAAAACACCGTGTCGTCCCGCGGCGGGCGAGAAGCCACTTGGTAGATCCTCGACCGCCTGGGCCTCTTCGGCGAAGCCCCCTCGGGGAACAGGTTGGCAGGGCGATTGCCGATGCGGACCTCCGTTGCGCACGTACTGCGTACGCGCCGATGGACATCGCTCGGAGGGCCCTGCGTCTTGCGCATTCTCGATCTCGCTTCTGTCGACGCTGCAGCCGAGGCGGATTTCGGGGGCAAGGCCGAGGGGCTTGCGCGCCTCGTAGCTGCCGGTGCGCGCGTCCCGGCTGGTTTCGCCGTCGAGGCAACGGTCGCTCTCCCCGGAGAGTGGAGCGAAGACGACCGGGCCTGTTTCCTTTCGAACTCACGTCGACTGCTGCCGGAACCTCTCGCGGTACGATCGTCGGCACTGGGAGAGGACGGTTCGGAGCAGAGCTTTGCCGGCCTCTTCGAGAGCATCCTGGAGGTGGGCGGCGAGGAAGCCCTGCTCTCGGCAGCTGAATGCTGCATCGGATCCGGCGCCGGAGAACGGGTACGCGCCTACACGAAGAGCGAAGCCACCGTGCCCGTGGGTCTCGTCGTGCAAAGGCTCGTCCAGGCGCGAGCTGCAGGTGTCGTCTTCACGCGAGATCCGGCGGGGCGCGATCGTGGCGTCGTTCTCGAGGCCGTCCGCGGCCTGGGCGACCAACTCGTTTCGGGCCACACCGAGCCGGAGCGTTGGCGTGTCTACCCCTCTGGCCTGGGCGGCTTCGAGGCGCATCTGGAACATGTTGGCGACGATGAGCGCGTCCTCAGCGAGAAGGAAGCGATCGCCATCGTCGTCGAGGCGCTTCGCCTCGAGCGAGCTTTCGGCCATCCGCTCGACCTCGAATGGGCCCTCGAAGACGACGCCGAGCCCTGGTGGCTTCAAGCCCGACCCATCACGGTCGCTGCCGAGCCCCCGCCGACACCGCGGATCGAACGCACCAACGCTTCCGCAAATGACGGCGCGGTCTCGGTCTGGAGCAATCTCAACATTCGCGAGACGATGCCGGACCCGTTGCCGATGTTCTCCTGGAGCCTCTGGCGAGATCGTCTCCTCCCCTCGCTCGTCGGGCTCGGGAGCGAACGGGCGCGACGCAGCGGCCTGCGCGATGCCATGAACCCGGGCGACCGCGTTCAGGGCCGGATCTACGGCAACCTGAACGCGATGCGGGCGATCCCGGTGGTCGGCCCGTTCACCGAGGCGATGGCGGATGAAATCGACGCCAACGCGGGTCCGATCATCCGTGAGCTTGTGGGCCGGGGGGTTCTCCTGCCGCGGCGTCTCAGCGCGCGAATGCGGTGGTTCCTCTGGAGCGAGTCGATCCTCGGCCATATGAAGACACTCCCCGCGTTCCTCGGCGCCTTCCGGCCCGAAGCACGGCTGCAGCACTTCCGCCGCTTCGGCGCCCGGGTGATCGAGCAACGCGATGCACCGCTACACGATCGCACGACCCGGCAGTTGGTCGCCGAGCTCGACGCGATCACGGATAGCGAGTTCCTCGAATCGGCCCACATGATGTGGTCGCTGATCTTCGCCGTCGGGAGTTATGGACTCGCCCGGCGCGTCTTCCGGGCGCATCCCGCAGCACAGAAATTGTTGGCCGTCGGAATCGCCCACAACCCCACGACCGCCATGTCTCTGGAGCTCGAGACCCTGACCGAGGCTGCCAGGCCGCTCGAGGGTGCCTTCGCGGGGACGACCGGCACCCACGATCTTTTCGAGGCGCTCGAGGAGAGCGCGGAGGGTCGCGCCTGGCTTGCAGGGCTAGCCGACTTCCTCGCCTGGAACGGCCATCGCTGCCCCAAGGAATTCGATGTCGCCACGCCGCGTTGGTTGGACGATCCCGGCATGCTCCTCGACATCGTGCGGCGCGGCCTGGCCGAGCCACCGAAGGAGGGGGTCCGCGAGCGGCTGGATCGCCTCGCCGACGAGCGACGTGCTGCCATCCGAGCCGCCGTCGCCACCGCACCCCGCTGGAAACGGCCGTTCCTGCGCTGGACGGCTCGCCTGGCGGAACGCCATCTCCCCAACCGGGAATCCGGCAAACACTACCTGCTGACGGTCTTCCCCCGGATTCGCGCCATCGCTCTCGAGATCGGTGCGCGCATGGCCGAGCAAGGGCAGCTGGAGCGACCGGAGGATGTCTTTCATCTGGAGATGACCGAGCTCGTCGAGGGAGCGCTGACGACCCAGGATGCACAGCACCTCGTAAAGAGACGCATTGAGGAACTCGCCTCATTCGAGCAGAACCCAGCACCCGACTTCGTGCGCTCCGACAGCGTCCCCATTCCGGATGGGGAGGTCGGCCACGATGGCGATGGCGTCCTCAAGGGAACCGGCATCTCGACCGGGCGGATCGAGGGGCGCGTGCGAGTACTCCACGAGCCTGACCCGAACGCCTTCGAGGCAGGTGAGGTCATCGTGGTGCGCTTCGCCGACCCCGGCTGGACCCCGCTCTTCTCGCGCGCGGGCGCCATCGTGATGGAGGTCGGAGGCCTCATGTGCCATGCGGCCGTGGTAGCTCGCGAGCTCGGCATCCCCGCCGTCTTCGGCGTGACCCGCGCAACGTCGGAACTGCCCGACGGCACACTCGTCGAAGTCGATGCGGACGCTGGGACGATCACCTCGAGATGACACCGAGCTGAAAACCTCCGCTCCTGCGCTTCCTTTGCCTCTTGCGCTTGCTTTGCAGTTGGGATCCCATGGTATGGCGGACTGGCCAGCGCCAGGGAGGACGAGGAAGTGAAGGGACGAGTTTCGCCGCTCGCATGGCTGGCCCTGCTAGCGATCGTACTCGCGACGCCCGGGGCCAGCTGTGCGGCGGAGCTCTACTACGGCGCTGAACCGGTGCCGGTGACGATCTGGAGCCAGGGAACGCGGATCGCTGCCCAGGTGTGGCGGGCGAAGGGAGCGCAGCCGGACGTCACGACGAAGCGCCCCGCGATCCTGCTGGCCCACGGTTGGGGCGGCCTGCGCGAGCACCTCGACATCACCTACGCCCCAAAATTCGCTGCTGCGGGCTTCGTCGTGTTGAGCTTCGACTACCGTGGTTGGGGCGAGAGTGAAGGCCGGCTGATCGCGGTCGACGAACTCCCCGAACCGGACGAGAGCGGCCACGTCACCGTGAAGACGCGGGTGATCCGCGAGGTGGTGGACCCCTGGGACCAGCTCGAAGATCTGCGCGCGGCCCTGGCCGTGTTGAAGAGCGAGCCGGACGTCGACCCGAAGCGCATCGGTATCTGGGGCACCAGCTACGGCGCTGGCCACGCGGTAACCCTCGCGGCCACCGAGGGGTTTTCAGCGGCCGTCGCGCAAGTGGGCGCCCAGGGCGGCGGAACGCCCCCGCCCGAGTACCTCGCCCACGCCGAGCGACGCGCCCGGGAGAAGGCCCGCGGCGAACTCGATCCCCCGTTGCCCCAGGGCATCGACGGCGCCCCTGGATTGAGCGGCACCCCGGACGTCGCGCGGATGATCTCCTATCGGCCCCTCGAGTTCGCTGAACAGGTGCGGATCCCGACCCTCTTCATCGATATGGAGGACGAGGAGCTCTTCGATCGCAAGCAGAACGGGTTGGAGGCCTTCGAGCGCATCAAGGCCAATGCCCCGGCCGAGTACCAGCTCCTGCCCGGCAAGCACTACGACGTCTATACGAGGCGCTACGCCGAAGCCTCGGATCTGGCGCTCAGTTGGTTCCGCAAGCACTTGATGGACGCGAGCTCGGAGCCGGGCTCCGCACCCTGAGGTTCCCGCTCGACACGCCTCTTGTGACGACTCACCTGGCCATTGACCAAAACTGAATGCGAATTACAATTCACGAAACTCCAACGGGTTTCCGTGAGATTGCACCCTGAACCTCATTTCCGATGGATCCGGCCGGTCCAGCAGGCGAGGAGCCAGCAGACCCTGGAGCGCCTGCTCGACAGCGCGGAGGCGCTGATCGCGGACAAGGGATTCGACGACATCACGGTTGCGGAGATTGCCGCTCGGGCGGGCTGTTCGGTGGGTGCGGTCTACTCCCGGTTCCGCGACAAGCAGGCCGTGCTGCACAGCCTGCAGGATCGCTTCGCGCAGGAAGCCACCCTGACCGCCGATACGACGCTCGGCCTCGATCGTTGGGAGGGCGCCAGCATCGAGGAGATCGTCAGCCAACTGATCAGCTTCCTCGTCGAGATCCACCGGGAGCGTCGCGGAATCCTCCGCGAGCTGTCGGCCCTCTCGAAGAGCGAGCCGGCGATGATCGAACGCAAGGCGCGCCTGGCGGCGCATGTCGGGCAGCACGTGGAAGCGTTGCTGCTCGTGCGTGCCGAGAGGATCCGGCATCCGGAGCCCGCGGCGGCCGTGCGCTTCGGAGTCCAATTCGTTCTCGCGGCACTCGAGCACGCCGTCCTATTCGACGAAGTGGCTACCTACGGGCTCCCCACCTCGGATGAACAACTCGCTCGCGAGCTGACGCGCGCATACCTGGCCTATCTCGACTTGAGTGATCTGCCGCCCACGACTGCGGCGAACGAAACTGACTGACACGAGGAGAAGACAATGGCGATCAAGTTTCCTTCACTCGACTTCTTCCAGGAACTCGCAAGTCGCATGAATGCGAACCCGGCCGAGTTCGAGAAGCTGGGGTTCTGCGACACGGTAATGGGGGTGAAGGTGGATGGAGAAACCTCACATCTCTATTCGCTCACTTTCGATGTCTTCGATTGCTCCGATGTTCGGGAGCTTTCGAGCCCCGACGGTGCCGAATTCGATTTCATGCTCGAAGCACCGCTTTCGCTGTGGAAGGAATCAATCGAATCGATCCAGAAGAACGGCCAACCGGAACCGGCCTATACGCTGAACAGCCTCTCCCACGTCGGCGACCGCATGAAGGTCGTCTACGACGATCCGGAAGGCCACGACAAGTTCTATCGCTTCATGGCAACGATCCAGGCCTTCGTGAACCAGGCTTCGGATCTCGAAATCGAGTGGGCCTGAAGCCCGCGCCGGAGGATCCATCCCGATGAGCTACTACGGAACCAACGACTTCTCCTACAACTCCGATTTCAACCTTCGCGTCCGTGACATCAAGAAGGGCAATCTGGATTTCAGCTGGCTCGACGATGCTCGCGAGACGGTGAAAGTGCGCCGGAAGGATCCGCGACGCGGCCTTACGATCGAAGATTGTGAGGTGGGGCCCTACTCGATCGAGAACACGCCGGAAATCGTTCGCGAGAACCGAGGCCTGGCACCTCGCGGTGCCATCCTGGCCGAGGGAAGCGACCAGCCGGACCTCGGACCCTCACTGAACAAGAAGAGCGACGTCTGGGGATACCGCGTACAGCGCTACTGGGAAGAGGCCATGAGCCGCCAATGGAACGTTTCGACGGACGTTCCCTGGCAGGACATGGACAAGCATGAAATCCCCGATGAAGTCGAGATCGCGTTCTGTCAGCTCTGCACAC
Encoded here:
- a CDS encoding alpha/beta fold hydrolase codes for the protein MKGRVSPLAWLALLAIVLATPGASCAAELYYGAEPVPVTIWSQGTRIAAQVWRAKGAQPDVTTKRPAILLAHGWGGLREHLDITYAPKFAAAGFVVLSFDYRGWGESEGRLIAVDELPEPDESGHVTVKTRVIREVVDPWDQLEDLRAALAVLKSEPDVDPKRIGIWGTSYGAGHAVTLAATEGFSAAVAQVGAQGGGTPPPEYLAHAERRAREKARGELDPPLPQGIDGAPGLSGTPDVARMISYRPLEFAEQVRIPTLFIDMEDEELFDRKQNGLEAFERIKANAPAEYQLLPGKHYDVYTRRYAEASDLALSWFRKHLMDASSEPGSAP
- a CDS encoding nuclear transport factor 2 family protein; amino-acid sequence: MSEEPIGIAATYFERVRNRDIRVAELFHEDAVLAGLGTLTKGRPAIADFYRGVVERASPSPRLAGPLMSNGGRVAGEVYVDFPSGATIHAVDIFEIEDGLIRTLTYFLATHPDRDDEG
- a CDS encoding enoyl-CoA hydratase, which encodes MSFIQISKPQPQVTLVTMNRPERMNAMAFDVMIPLRDALREISFDNETRVVVLTGAGEGFSSGADHKDDGIVPHIAGLTVPAIARRALRILDDVILSLRDMHQPVIGAINGAAIGGGLCLATACDIRIASSTAYFRAAGINNGLTSAELGLSYLLPRAIGSSRAFEIMLSGRDVDAEEANRIGLVSQVVEPDTLLDTCYALAERIIGYSHVGVELTKQLLWASLDAGGLHAHMNHEGHAQLYVRLTTENFEESVRARAEGRPPVFKDHREYGHGLEPK
- a CDS encoding TetR/AcrR family transcriptional regulator produces the protein MRLHPEPHFRWIRPVQQARSQQTLERLLDSAEALIADKGFDDITVAEIAARAGCSVGAVYSRFRDKQAVLHSLQDRFAQEATLTADTTLGLDRWEGASIEEIVSQLISFLVEIHRERRGILRELSALSKSEPAMIERKARLAAHVGQHVEALLLVRAERIRHPEPAAAVRFGVQFVLAALEHAVLFDEVATYGLPTSDEQLARELTRAYLAYLDLSDLPPTTAANETD